Sequence from the Puntigrus tetrazona isolate hp1 chromosome 11, ASM1883169v1, whole genome shotgun sequence genome:
TcatatatttcaattataatacatgttttttacAACCAAGGTTTTGACTGGCTgacaaatataaacaatatttataaaggTCCACAAAGAGATATAAGaatgtgtttaatgaaattattgAATTGTGCAACTGAATTTAAGTTTATCTGAAAGGTTGTACAATGTGATGAATATGATGATAAATGCATAGCATCAGGAGTGAGAAAAATACTTATAACGTCCCAAAACTTTATACACCGATCTTGCTCTGTGAGCCCAAATTAATTTTAGCTGTAAAACAGCCATCCTCAAAATCTATACCATCTTcctctgtttttatattatttgttaaacaATCCTGTAAGTCACAATGTCCAGCGTCCGCTCCGTACTTCTGTTGCTCAAGTGCTGCATTGGAAAAGTTCAGTTTCAGCTCGTGGTGGAGCAAGTCTGAGGTGTCTGTGTAAGTGCTAGTCAAAATCAGATGTTCGTCCTGAAATATGCATGGCTTATTTGTACAAGAAGAGCACCCTGAATCTATGTTTTGACCTCGACTTGAGTAGGTCTGGTAATTGTCTTTCTGTTCTCAGGGGTCAATGTGGAAGGCTAGGAGTTTCTCGGAGTGCTGGTTGTTGAGGGTGCGTAAGTCAGGCAGACGTAGCAGGAGTTTGGGGAAGAGCGAGCTGTCCTCTGGCCTTCGCCGAGTGATGAGTGCACGAAGAGCGCCGATCAAATCCTCCTGGAGCTGCTCTACAGCCCCCACGTCTGAGATACCCGAACGATCTgatagagagaaacagaaagattgtCTCTTACAGCTCTGTCCAAACTCTACtgatccatctatctgtctgcaCAAGCAACTAtctcaatattaaaaacatagtgCTTGCATATAACAATTGTCTTAATTACTAGGAATCCAATGTACCTGCAGAAACCAGCACCACAGCCATGAAGAGGGCCATCTCGTCGGCCTCCAGACCCATGTTCCCCAGCTTCTCACTGAACTCAAACATGGCGTCCAGAAGGCCGCCCATGCCCAGAACTCGCAAGGATGCCAGCGGGTAGGTCTGACCATTCAGGAATGTTACGGTACGTTCCTTGGCATCAAACAGCGAGCAGAACCTCACCATTAGAACCTGCAATAAACCAAAGTAAGGGTTAGAAAAATGACGTTAAATAAACTGTTGAAGATTCAGGGAACTTACATCATAACTATCGAAGACGTTATTCATTGAAATACAAGCATTGCGCATATTctgctttcaaaatatttggtttggtttgggaaatgcaattcatttacagattattgctttaaagtgccccattagggatttttgaaaatgatctttcatgcagtttgtaacacagctctaagtcaATGAAAGCATCTGGCAAACtgttaaatctgaaagtgcactgtgtataaagttgttgtctttcaaaagaaagagcCCATTCTGggtcattgaaacgagtcgtttttaaaacgaatcccaagaCTGACGTCAATATGAAACATTAgaatattgcccgcccacttgttggtctaaataaaaatgcaaattcattctttgccactaggtgcagcttttaaatactcacaaacactgctttatcaggcattacaggcaGGATCAATTGAAAATGAGAGGAGGGGTGAAGGAGAGGTTcgataaaaaacatttgttaaatcatttgggagtcgctgagcaaataaaataaaaataaagcatattattattaagacaatGCAactgttttttgaccttgtatgcatgtcaacctgactcccaaaaccaaaatattaaccTTTCGTTATTCAACAGTAGCCCAATCTAGTAtcaagaccaacaagtgggcgggcaatatccTTAATCTTTCATGTTGAGGAATAGTTTCTAGCTCAAGGCCACAATCTTAAActcaaaaactaaattaaatttagtacagtttaatactaaaattattttattttatcgcTGGGTAACATTTGAAAATGGCATCTTTGTGAAATGAGACATATCAAAAGACAGCATAATGAGGCAATTGGGTCATGAAGTAAAGGAATCTCTGGACTGATTTGGGGAATTGATTTGAGGATTGACATTGGTTTCTCACCTGAAAGGTTCCTGCCTTCAGCAGCATGACTTGATCGTGTTGACTCAGGGCCTGAAACCCTGGAATGCTCTTGGCAAATTCAACCACTTCTTTAACAGCAGGAGTGAAGCACTGGGAGAAACTCTCCCAGACCTGTTGACTGGAGTGATTGGCTGGGGAGATGGGGCATGCGTTGAGTGGACATGCCTAAAAGATTCAGAACAAGAAAGAGACCATTTtaggttaaataaaaatagtaaactaAGAGAAGCAAACAAATCATACAACATCGTGAAAACATACCAAAACTTTAGCACCAGGGCTCAGTCTCCAAGGACAAGACGTTTGAGTGGAGTAATTGTTGAGCTTCGTTGGATAGCTTTGAGAAGGTGTACTTCCCTGGCTGGGACTTGAGGACTGTGGAAAGTTATAGTGACCGTTGTCCATAACTTGGGTTGTGGGTTTGCTGTCGTGGTTGGAGACCGGGCATCTGGATTGGGGTTGACAGCTTGTTGTGGAATGGATGGAATGTTCTTGAGGTGAGATACTTGGCTGAGGGTGAGACTGACTGTAGCCGGACTCTTGAATTGGATTATGATGGAAGGAAGAAGGATCGTTGTTATTGATGTTGTTGTCATCGTTAACCTTCACCAACAACTTCTCCCCGTTCACAAAGATATTGCGATAAGCTTGCGAGATAGCACCGATGGCCTCTTCTGACTGGCCATCTTCAGGGCTGGTAGGAGTCTCTGTGGGTGTAGTACAGGTGATGTCCATGGATGCTGATTCATTAAGGCTGTTCATGTAACTCTGCATTTCGTCCAGTAGGCGTTGTTTCTCGCGCTGGAATGCGCCCGAACCGcacagctggaaaaaaaacggGGGAATAAATGTTACTATACAGAATGATGAGATGTGGCTATAATCTTACAGCTTTACAATAATGCATTGTGGTAAGAAAGACTGTGCTGATTGGTTGTCAATGTTTCTGTCattcatcagctgaaaaaaatggttctgaaaatgattcccACAATAGtgcctttattattatagttgtgtattctttaatattgagaatgatttttagaactatatttTGCCAATAGTGAAATAATGGTTAGAGAGTTGGACTCTCAGTATTGTGAACCACAGCAACAAATGACGTAAGGGGTGTCAAGTCCTGTTCCTGGAGGTGCCATTGTCCTAAAGAGTTTCGCTCCAACctcaattaaacacacctgaaccttctaggcataaaataaaaaaaacctttcaggCAAGTTGGAGCTACAATTTGAAAGAAAGCAGCCCTCAAGAACAGAGTTTGGAGACTCCTGCAGTAGAGCATGGCGCTAGTAATGCCAAAGTCACTGGTTCGATTCCCAGGGATTGCAAGAACTgataaaatgaatgcttttttttgcataaaaagatCACTGTTATGAGCCCTAATGGCCCAGATTTTTGTAGTTTTCCATGTTTTTTCCATCTTTGACTGGACTATCCAGACTTTTTCTGAGTCACATGCTGTTGCctgtatatacacaaacaatGGGCTACCTGCAGACTTCTATCAGACAAACAggcatgtttaaaatgtaagtatacATTCATTTCAACAGTTGTCTTCTATGGATGCTGTGCAATGGCACACACTCCACAGTAGGGAGAGGTTCCAGTTTTTCATTTGCTGATTTGGTAGACGGTTTTACTATAAGATGCACTTTAGCACAGCACAGCTGTACCAACAAATCAGCATTTAGTTTTAGAATATACCTGAAATACGATTACATCACGGCGACCACCAAGCTTTCATATTAGATTACGGATGCTGTGCAAAGCTACTGTTCTACATCCCCCACGTTTTCTCATCCAGTCTCCCCCTACTCTACCTCTCAGAGCTATTTATAGATGTTACTAGCGTGCAATACACCTCCCCCAtccttctctttccctctctctgtgtctctatCCCATTGGGAAGTGGGTCAGTGGGTCAGTGAAGCAGAGGTGATGtcagtgagtgaatgagtgatgAGTGAATGACAGCAGGTGAAACAGATACAGTCACGAGTTAAAGGGTTAGCAGGCTAAGGGTGAAAAGGGCTGAAAGGAGAAGGGATGAGAAGAGTTAAGAGCTGAAACGTTGTATGGCAGAGGAACGTGATATGATAAACTGGACTGATAAGGAGCACCAAGCGTTGAGCAATGGGAGAGGTTCGGTTAAAACTGCTAAGACAAGCACTAATGCAAAACTAGGTCTTTAGGTCTGTAATAGAACAATGGTTTTTGTGTTTAGAGGTGTCGTGTAACACCATCACGTGAAGGTGTGGATGAGTGTAAGAAGAGACGCCAAGGTTTCGGGTGACAAGTGCAATGACATAATATAATGGAGGGATTATAGCATACAGTAAGAGACACAGAGTATTAGCTGTGGCTTTGCATTCGAGCTCACTACAACATTACAGTACCCCGAAAagttaaaatcacaaaagttattatatattccaaattatttcaaaatctaGTGTAATTACAGTGCGAGTGGCTGCCGGGGAGGAAAACAAGGTCAAGTACATCATGTGACGTTGAAATATGATGGTGCATATCACTTTACTTTTCCGTTTTTTAGGTCACCTAAATATGTACACTAGCCCcagaaaaatatgatttattatcagCCCAGTTTACAAAGCTCCCCAGAGACAATACTGTCCTGTATGGGCAAAGTGTGCTAGAGGACAAATCAAAAAGatattttagtatgtttatGCATTGCATTCGATTGAAATAAAGGTCTCTTCGCTTCTGGCTTACATCGACAAAGCACTTTATTAAATCCCAGCTAGCCGTCGGATCTTAATTAATCCTGCAATACAGCAAATGAAGACCTGGAAACACATTAAACTGCAGCGTACTAGGTGCTCGGGCCATTTGTGTCCCCAATTCCCCAAATTAACCTGATTTGCTGCAGTTTTTACAGTGAGTGATGACTTGTGGGATTTCGGAGAGCCCACACTAATAAATCAGTGGTGAAAGGAAACTGTCAGAACAGGGGCGTAAGCTATAGGTGCAAACAGCACAGAGCAGATGGTGGATGTGGGGCTGAGGAAGTGTAGAAGTGGTTTTTAAATACACTGTAGCGGTGAGATCATATTAGCAACGTTTTGCAGGCAAAAAAACTCATTGTCCGTTGTCAAGAGTGCAGCAAACGGCACTTACAAAACACGCAAAGCTCCAGACTCCGATTAAAAAGACCACTGAATTTCAAAGCGAAATTTGCATTATTAAGCTGCCGATTTATACTGAGCTTTTTTGTCATGTTGGCTGAGCAGTTGCATGCGGTTTTTAAACGGGTTCTTGCTGGTTTAAGTCCAACCAGTCGATATTCTGGTCTAACTGCTTAGAAAAGTGCGGTCACTAGGATGCACTGGGAGGTTACTAGAACATTGCTCGGTAAGTATTTTCAGCAATACTGATATGTCACACTGCAAATAATGTAGTCATACCACGAATGATCATTTTGTAGATTGTGCGTAACTGCATGTTTAAAGTTCTTACCATCTCTGGACATGCCGACAGAGAGGCACTTCTTAAATCGGCAGTGCTGGCAGCGATTGCGGTTCATCCTCATGATCAGACAGTTCTCATTCTTCACGCACATTTTATAATGGATGTTCTGCTGGATGCTGCGGCGGAAGAAACCCTGAGGACAACACGAGATCAGAGTGAATGCGGGTTTGGGCCTTCAGTCTCAGACCGCATCAGTTATGCATTTTGAGGCTATTCGCTGAGCGCACGGGTCTGTTCTTACCTTGCATCCCTCGCATGCGTGGACGCCGTAGTGAAATCCTGATGCAATATCCCCACATACTTTGCAGAGCAACACCATACCTCCGGTTTCTAGTAGCGCAAATTGTCCACAGTAAGTTACAGTAAGTAAATTCGAAACAATATCAAAAATGACTCTGATAATACTCACTAGTAAAGGTACCCGTGAACATACTTGGTCGCCTGCCCACTACTGGGTGGGAGTAGGTGTTTTGGCCTGATGATGTTACCGTCGGTGTAACAGGGTTGACAGCGGTAGCACTGCTGACTTCTGGAAATTGGAAAACCAGTTTGTTGCCTCCTGCCGAACTGCCATTGCTTCCCGCTGGATGTTTTTTAAGGGCACCGAGCTCAGTGAAAGAGACCTCCTCCGGGGACGAGGGCTGAGAGGCTGGAGATTGGGTTTGGTACCCACTGGATGGGCTTCCCGGACTGGGGCTGGCGCTTCCAGTTGAACCCGCATAGAGGATTACTCCTCCACCTGCgtgaaggaagaggaagaggagggaaaaaaagaatattacatTAAGGGAAACTGGTCTTATAACTAGCTCTGTCTTGAAACTCCAGATACATCCTTAATGCAGTCTGCTAGTAATTGCTCGCTACAACCAGATTGGTTTCTGGTGCATCAGCGCCCAATGAGATTGCATGCTCAACATTAAAAAGCTTGGTTCAGTGTAAGTTCACTCCTCAGAAAGGAAGATCTGCTTTGGGTCTAGTCTAGTATCGCCATTGACCGGTTTCTGTAATTGTGTAACTTTAGTTGTTCTGATGTCCATTCaggtttattttttgctttaagtaTATGAAAAGATGCTGTTTGAACTGAGAAAACAGTGATAGGTCAccgcaaaatcatttttttattttaaaacagctgaCACCTAGTTTCATACCAGAATAACCTGCTCTGTCTATCAGCATGTTGTCGGTTTCCTTTTTGCTTCCCAATGTATGGTTTACTGAATAACAACATTATGTACATGTAAAGAGCGTGAAAGAGGCATGGCTTGTCGGACGCAGCAACACTAAGGAGGGCGGGTTTTAAGGAAGGGTCAACTGCTCTGTAGCTGATCTAGTCAATACCCAATATTTACTAACATACTAAACTAACCCGAAATTTGTTATAAGAAGAATATCTGTAATATCTTcctaatttataataaattagaaCACAAACCGGTTTCTTCATATgacatatttattaagtattatgaCTAATTTTAACTACCGATAAACATGTGCAGTCACGTTTCAGTTTTGCTAATTTTGCATGCGAATTCTAATCTAATCCCCGACCAGATCAGTAGGACGTTTAAATAGCTTCCAGGCCGCTAATTTCTGTGTAAACTCGGAAATGTCTCACATGTTTGAATCCTCTACTGCTCTCAGTCTGTCAGCTCATCCTTCTCCATGAATCACATGTTTCAAACCGCGCCAGTGGAAGGTTTAAACGTGAGAAGTGAGCCAGGATGAGCCAGACTGACTCACGTGCGCCAGTGAAGCGCAACGCTCAGGAATCGGATTTATTTCAGCGAGTCGGTTCACTTCGGTGTTTCGAGTCTCTCTAATGTTCTGAAttcctttttattaattttattttattattattattattattattattattattattattattattattaaccttCCCGAGTCACCCCACTTTcttacttacaaaaaaaaaaaaaaaaaacgatcctTAAAACCCATAGGTCATAATGCAATTTTTgaagttcttttaaaaaatgacgATTAAGCcttttgtgctgtattttttttctgtatgtccgcatacatttattaattatatttcttaattgTCTAATTAGGTatatttttattcgtttttgtTACGCTGCTATTCGCActtcttggattttttttttttttgttttcagttttttcttggATTTACTGTTGTTTACTCGGTATTTTGTATGTTCTTTAAAGCAACGGGGAGGAAACCCTTCCCGAGTCAGCTAAACCGAACCTTCATAAAGAACCGACTCCAAAGAACAGATTGTTTGCGAATCGTAAACACGGTTCCGAGAACACCCACGCGCGCTGCGCGCTCCTCTGGCGGCGCGCCCGGGAACGCGCTCCAGAGCTGCCAGCCACCTGACCGCCGACTCACATGCGCTCCTGACATAGTGAACGCCCCAAAACACAAGCCTCTTTCCGCAGTCCCGTGTCTAGAACAGCCGCAGTACgagaaaaaaaggcacaaaCTGCCAGCCTGCTGCTCACGTTTGAAGAGGACTTAAAAACAGTAACCGAGGTCATATTTATGCGCGCGTGTTTATAATACTCGAGTCACCGGAAACTGGAGTGCATGCATGAACGTGCACGGTCACGTTTGCTCGACATACGAGTCTGTTTTGTTTTCGCCTTCGTTTTTAAACCCAGCAAATTCCACCTCACCTCGCTTGTTCAAATAACGTGACTTGGGCAACGTTAAATATCCTTTCTAATTGAACAACCCACCTGAATTAACGACGTTTTAAAGGCACGCGCAGATATAATGGCGCCAAACTATTGCTGTAGTGTAATGTGTAATGCGTGCACATGGGTGATTGTGAGTGACctaaagaatgaataaatgaccgAGTTATTGAATGGCAGGTGTTTTTGTATGAATTTCCCTTTTTGAGGCTGCCCCGAGGGAAAACGGCTCAAAAGCAGTAATGATAACCGACTTAGACACTGATACTGTATTCATTTGATATGCAAGTTTATCTTGAGCATAATCACTCTGTGAATGGATTTAGCTCACAATGGCGTGAACGTATATTTCTATCTATGCTGTATTTCGAGGGTCCTCGACTCTCAAAGTGCACTTTTCCTGCAGGCTTTAGCTCAGACACACTCGAAAAaggctaatcaaggtcttcggGGATAACCAGAAACAGAGCTCGTCTTACTGCTGGGAAATGCTCCTCGGCCAATCGCACCCTGGCCTCGGGTTTCCTCGCGCGCCACCACAGCCAAAGCGTTACCAGTTACACCTTTTGGGGCTAAAGATCGGTGGCTCGGCTCCCGGTGGCTTTACTACAAAGTTACTGTATTCTGTTGTTGTAATAATAACTACTGGTTAAATATAGACTATAGAGTTTTGTGTCGATTAGAATGGGCAGGCTTTTTGTGAGTAATATGcagattgaaatgaaatgagtcATGACagtatttttgggtgaactatccctttaagtaaatTCCATTTTCACCGGTTTTGCCAGGTGAGCTTTGATTTGTTGTTTCAAGGTTTGTTCACAGAGCTGGATGCCCTCAGACATGTGCTGCTGCTGAAAAGTAGGTCAAACTTGCTATATCTTCTAGGAGCCAACGCACACGTGCATGCAACTTCCACAACTATTAACACAACCATCGCTTGCTTTGTaatatccacctttttcctgacGTCTCATCCGTGCCCAGCTATTTTTAGGGCTTAATTCTGCTGCTTTATATTCACAAACTggtgttattttaatgcattcttaatTACGGACGCACTGGAAACATAGGCTCGTTTATTGAAAAGGTGGATAGTTTGTTTATGTGTAACATCATCccttaaaagaataaaaaatcaaGGATTATTATCAGATGTTGTACTGGGACAATGCATTTGATATAAAGCTTGAGCTTCTCATTTTCACTCCGAAATTGCTAATAATTATAAGTAGCGCGCTGAATTAAACGTGTAGATGTACAATAGCCTTTCCTTGTATTTGTACACCTCAGTATTTTTTCGTATATAGCACGCAGAGCCAAGCGCACGCACTACGTCTCGTAAAAGAGTGAGACGGAGATCCTGCAGTCAGAGAAGAAAGCTCCGAGCTCAGATCTGTGCCTCTTTGACTTTGACCCAGTGACCAGGCTCCCTCCCTTCAGAGGCACGGGCTGCCGGAACAAAAACGCAGGCGAGGAGGGGGCGTGCGCGCGCCTGGGAAATCACGCGTGGCACGTGGAGCTCGGGGTTGATCCTCGTGACGGTGAAAGTGAAAGTCTGCGCCTGACATCATC
This genomic interval carries:
- the nr1d4b gene encoding LOW QUALITY PROTEIN: nuclear receptor subfamily 1, group D, member 4b (The sequence of the model RefSeq protein was modified relative to this genomic sequence to represent the inferred CDS: inserted 2 bases in 1 codon), encoding MDGSPGGGVILYAGSTGSASPSPGSPSSGYQTQSPASQPSSPEEVSFTELGALKKHPAGSNGSSAGGNKLVFQFPEVSSATAVNPVTPTVTSSGQNTYSHPVVGRRPKTGGMVLLCKVCGDIASGFHYGVHACEGCKGFFRRSIQQNIHYKMCVKNENCLIMRMNRNRCQHCRFKKCLSVGMSRDAVRFGRIPXREKQRLLDEMQSYMNSLNESASMDITCTTPTETPTSPEDGQSEEAIGAISQAYRNIFVNGEKLLVKVNDDNNINNNDPSSFHHNPIQESGYSQSHPQPSISPQEHSIHSTTSCQPQSRCPVSNHDSKPTTQVMDNGHYNFPQSSSPSQGSTPSQSYPTKLNNYSTQTSCPWRLSPGAKVLACPLNACPISPANHSSQQVWESFSQCFTPAVKEVVEFAKSIPGFQALSQHDQVMLLKAGTFQVLMVRFCSLFDAKERTVTFLNGQTYPLASLRVLGMGGLLDAMFEFSEKLGNMGLEADEMALFMAVVLVSADRSGISDVGAVEQLQEDLIGALRALITRRRPEDSSLFPKLLLRLPDLRTLNNQHSEKLLAFHIDP